A single genomic interval of Antarcticibacterium arcticum harbors:
- a CDS encoding peptidase U32 family protein, with protein MTSLSSKMELMAPAGNFESLQAALDNGADSVYFGVEQLNMRARASINFTMEDLPEITKRCRVKNVRSYLTLNTIIYDHDLSLIKTLLTKAKEAGITAVIASDQAVIASARGMGVAVHISTQLNVTNIETVKFYSLFAETMVLSRELSLRQVKKITGDIQKEQIKGPSGNLVEIEIFGHGALCMAVSGKCYLSLHSYNSSANRGACKQNCRKKYTVIDQETGFELELDNEYMMSPKDLCTIDCLNEVMEAGVQVLKIEGRGRAPEYGATVIKAYREAIDSYYAGTYTKEKVAIWMEELNKVYNRGFWSGYYLGQKLGEWSKISGSAATQKKVYLGKGVHYFPKSGIAEFMIEAYNLNHGDRILITGPTTGAQELVVDAMYVNDLLSENALKGDSCTLKIPFRVRRNDKLYKLVEA; from the coding sequence ATGACTTCACTTTCATCTAAAATGGAATTAATGGCCCCGGCCGGAAATTTTGAATCTCTGCAAGCTGCCCTGGACAATGGCGCAGATTCAGTTTATTTTGGAGTAGAGCAGCTCAATATGAGAGCAAGGGCATCGATTAATTTCACAATGGAGGACCTCCCAGAGATTACCAAAAGATGCAGGGTAAAAAATGTAAGATCTTATTTAACCCTTAATACAATTATTTATGACCACGACCTTTCCCTTATTAAAACCCTGCTCACAAAAGCCAAGGAAGCGGGGATAACCGCGGTGATAGCATCAGACCAGGCTGTAATTGCCTCGGCCAGGGGAATGGGAGTAGCGGTGCATATTTCTACCCAGTTAAATGTGACCAATATTGAAACTGTAAAATTCTATAGTCTTTTTGCAGAAACCATGGTGCTTTCCCGGGAACTTAGTTTAAGACAGGTAAAAAAGATCACCGGTGACATTCAAAAAGAGCAAATAAAAGGTCCTTCAGGAAATCTGGTGGAAATAGAGATATTTGGACACGGAGCTTTGTGTATGGCGGTTTCAGGAAAATGTTACCTAAGCCTGCATTCTTATAATTCATCGGCCAACCGCGGAGCCTGTAAGCAGAATTGCCGAAAAAAATATACTGTGATAGATCAGGAAACCGGTTTTGAGTTAGAACTTGATAACGAGTATATGATGTCCCCAAAAGATCTTTGCACCATAGATTGTCTGAATGAGGTTATGGAAGCTGGAGTTCAGGTCCTAAAGATTGAAGGCCGCGGCCGCGCTCCGGAATATGGAGCTACAGTTATTAAGGCATACAGGGAGGCAATAGATTCGTATTATGCCGGTACCTATACCAAAGAAAAGGTTGCAATCTGGATGGAAGAGCTCAATAAAGTTTACAACCGGGGTTTTTGGAGTGGCTATTACCTGGGTCAAAAATTAGGGGAATGGAGCAAAATTTCAGGTTCCGCAGCAACTCAGAAGAAAGTCTACCTGGGGAAAGGAGTACACTATTTTCCAAAATCGGGCATTGCAGAATTTATGATCGAGGCTTACAATTTGAATCACGGAGACAGGATCCTTATTACAGGGCCAACTACCGGCGCTCAGGAACTTGTGGTTGATGCTATGTACGTAAATGACCTGTTGAGTGAGAATGCACTAAAAGGAGACAGCTGTACCCTTAAAATCCCTTTCCGGGTTCGTAGAAATGATAAGCTTTATAAACTTGTAGAAGCCTGA
- a CDS encoding TolC family protein, with protein sequence MNRFLKLLVVSFIALQAQGQELLTVEEAVRIALKNNYEIRIASNELDIDKEGVSIGNAGILPSVGAVFNSNNSTQNSSQTRADGNTIELDDARNNNINYGVVMDWTLFDGFRMFARYEQLKELEKLGEAQLQQTILAKVSDVMITYYDLVQQQQQLVALDSTLVISNQRLTLADNRFTIGKASKLEVLNAQVDMNTDQTMQLRQEELFRNTKIRLNQILARDTKIDFRVIDEIPVEEDLFLPELEKLALEQNPLLQAQIIANNIAKLELKQVKAGRYPTIVANTGYQFSESESSLGFISFGKSRGFNYGFSARMNIFDGFNQNQNEKIAKIQIENSELVIEQQELDLQTQLGTAYQTYLTNISLIELERNNEAIARENLDITLEKFRIGTIPTIEFRTAQLNYINAIVRHSNARFQAKLSEISLREFAGNLTF encoded by the coding sequence ATGAATAGATTTTTAAAATTACTGGTAGTTTCTTTTATTGCCTTACAGGCTCAGGGCCAGGAATTACTTACGGTAGAAGAAGCTGTACGCATCGCGCTTAAAAATAATTACGAAATAAGGATCGCTTCCAATGAACTGGATATTGATAAAGAGGGGGTAAGTATTGGCAATGCGGGAATACTACCATCTGTTGGCGCTGTTTTTAATAGTAATAACAGTACTCAAAACAGTTCGCAAACCCGCGCAGATGGAAATACTATAGAACTGGATGATGCCCGTAATAATAATATAAATTATGGGGTGGTAATGGACTGGACCTTATTTGATGGTTTCAGGATGTTTGCCAGGTATGAACAGTTAAAGGAGCTTGAAAAACTGGGAGAAGCCCAGTTACAACAAACCATCCTCGCCAAAGTAAGTGATGTAATGATCACTTATTATGACCTGGTACAGCAACAACAGCAATTGGTAGCGCTGGACAGTACCCTTGTGATCTCCAACCAGCGATTAACCCTGGCCGATAATCGTTTTACCATAGGAAAAGCATCCAAACTCGAAGTGCTAAATGCCCAGGTTGATATGAATACAGATCAAACCATGCAGCTGCGGCAGGAAGAATTATTTAGGAACACCAAAATAAGGCTAAATCAAATTCTGGCAAGAGATACAAAAATAGATTTCCGCGTTATAGATGAAATACCGGTAGAAGAGGACTTGTTTTTGCCCGAACTGGAAAAATTAGCATTAGAACAAAATCCACTTTTACAAGCACAAATCATCGCAAATAATATAGCTAAACTGGAATTAAAGCAGGTAAAGGCCGGTAGATATCCTACCATTGTTGCCAACACTGGCTATCAATTTAGTGAATCTGAATCCAGTCTGGGATTTATAAGTTTTGGGAAGTCCAGGGGATTCAATTATGGTTTTAGCGCCAGAATGAATATTTTTGACGGTTTTAACCAAAACCAGAACGAGAAGATCGCCAAAATTCAAATTGAGAATAGCGAACTGGTGATTGAACAACAGGAACTTGATCTTCAAACCCAGCTTGGCACCGCCTATCAAACTTATTTAACCAATATAAGTTTAATAGAATTGGAACGTAATAATGAAGCTATTGCGCGGGAAAATCTTGATATTACACTGGAAAAATTCAGAATTGGTACGATACCTACTATCGAATTCAGGACCGCCCAGCTAAATTACATTAATGCCATTGTGCGACACAGCAATGCAAGGTTTCAGGCAAAATTATCGGAGATTAGTTTAAGGGAATTTGCAGGAAATCTCACATTTTAA
- a CDS encoding ferredoxin: MIVITLQRNKCIGCNYCVELASLQFQMSKKDGKSVLLNSIDKKGFHTLRSADESIFDPVDAAVKACPVKIISIRRT, from the coding sequence ATGATAGTAATAACCCTGCAACGAAATAAATGTATAGGCTGTAACTATTGTGTAGAGCTCGCTTCTTTGCAATTCCAGATGTCTAAAAAGGACGGAAAAAGTGTCTTGCTTAATTCAATTGACAAAAAAGGATTTCACACGCTTCGGTCTGCAGATGAAAGTATTTTTGATCCTGTAGACGCCGCTGTTAAGGCCTGCCCGGTGAAGATAATCTCCATAAGGAGAACTTAG
- a CDS encoding efflux RND transporter periplasmic adaptor subunit has protein sequence MKLRYIIFTLIGVGLVALIGYRIIDNKDKTQGNQAGPPPAIKVVGQVLQPVAFEDNLSLSGSLEANEQIELRSEVSGIIENINFTEGSKVSKGQILFRVNDQEMRAQLAKVQTSQTLASENERRARLLLEKEAISQEEYDMAQADFQSSKAESQLIQAQLGKATVRAPFSGVIGLRYVSQGTYVTPASPIATLVNTDKLKITFSIPEKYASQVRINDKITFTTSNSREEHEATIYATEPGVDLSTRTLKMRAIADNKDGKLIPGTFANVFLPLSVVEDALMVPTESLIPIQNGKKIFISENGKAKEVIVETGARTESSIRVISGLKAGDTILTSGIMVLRNGTPLNIDLRQPLAKTQL, from the coding sequence ATGAAATTAAGATATATTATTTTCACACTTATAGGTGTAGGATTGGTAGCTTTAATAGGTTACAGAATTATAGATAACAAAGATAAAACTCAGGGCAACCAGGCGGGACCTCCTCCCGCGATTAAAGTGGTTGGCCAGGTGTTACAACCGGTTGCATTTGAGGATAACCTTTCCCTTTCTGGTTCTCTTGAAGCCAATGAACAAATAGAATTGCGCAGCGAGGTTTCCGGTATCATTGAGAATATTAATTTTACAGAAGGCAGTAAGGTATCTAAAGGTCAAATTCTTTTCAGGGTTAATGATCAGGAGATGAGGGCGCAACTTGCAAAAGTACAAACATCCCAGACGCTCGCTTCTGAAAATGAGCGCAGGGCCAGACTTCTTCTCGAAAAAGAAGCCATAAGCCAGGAAGAATACGATATGGCGCAGGCCGATTTTCAGTCTTCAAAAGCCGAGTCACAGCTTATTCAGGCCCAACTGGGCAAAGCCACTGTAAGAGCTCCTTTCTCTGGGGTAATTGGGTTAAGGTACGTGTCTCAGGGAACTTATGTTACTCCTGCATCTCCAATAGCCACCCTTGTAAATACAGACAAATTAAAAATTACATTTTCAATTCCTGAAAAATACGCCTCACAGGTAAGGATAAATGATAAAATTACTTTTACAACTTCCAATTCACGCGAAGAACATGAGGCAACAATTTATGCCACCGAGCCCGGGGTAGACCTTTCTACCAGAACTTTAAAAATGCGTGCAATTGCAGATAATAAGGACGGCAAATTAATTCCGGGAACATTTGCCAATGTGTTTTTACCACTTTCGGTGGTAGAGGATGCGTTAATGGTACCCACAGAATCCCTTATTCCAATTCAAAACGGTAAAAAGATCTTTATTTCAGAAAATGGCAAAGCCAAAGAAGTAATTGTAGAAACGGGAGCGAGAACAGAAAGTTCCATAAGGGTAATTTCCGGATTGAAAGCCGGGGATACTATACTTACGTCGGGAATTATGGTACTTAGAAACGGAACCCCCCTTAATATTGATTTACGTCAACCTCTCGCTAAAACCCAGTTATAA
- a CDS encoding efflux RND transporter permease subunit → MSLPKLSIKRPVLTIVMNIAIVLFGVIGFTYLGVREFPSIDPAIISVRTSYTGANPDIIESQITEPLEKEINSIDGIRNISSTSSQGSSNINIEFNLDKDLEAAANDVRDKVSQAVRRLPQDIDAPPVVSKADADSQPIIAMTVQSKEKNVLELSDYAENVIAPRLQTIPGVSSVSIWGQRRYAMRLWIDPVKLASYGATVGDVRAALAAQNVELPTGKLSGSQTELAVKTLGNLSTEEEFNNIIIRSEGDNLIRLSDIGTAALEAENLETKLSDSGQEMVSMVIIPQPGTNYLDIADAFYEQYELLQRDLPADFELNIAFDNTTFVRKSVTEVVETLAIAIILVILVIYLFFRNWSIALRPLIDIPVSLIATFFIMWLFGFSINVLTLLAIVLATGLVVDDGIVVTENIYKKVEEGMHPIQAAIKGSEEIMYAVISISVTLAAVFLPVIFLEGFVGSLFREFGVVLAAAVLISAFVGLTLTPMLNAYLMKPGKQHNSKFYNFTEKYFVKMNKGYASTLRAFMGKKWLSFPILLLCLIITVVFYSLLQKETAPYEDRSFISLSATAPEGASYDYMDSFMNELTELINDSIPEKNVSLIITSPGWGSGSVNSGFGRIALVQPDERERSQAEIAQKLTQWTKQYPGARVNVSESPTIAVNRRGGMPIQYIIQAQNFQQLEEKIPMFMDEVQSDPTFANSDLNLKFNKPEIYVTIDREKAQTLGVSVLDVAQTLQLALSGQRFGYFMMNGRQYQVMGQFDKKDRSAPMDLTSMFVRNREGVLIQLDNLVTTEEQSSPPALYHNNRYMSATVSASLAPGQSMGDGIEAMERIKGKVLDETFTTDLGGESRDFVESSSNTMFAFLLALLLIFLILAAQFESFVDPLIIILTVPMAVAGALFSLWLFGQSWNIFSQIGTVMLIGLVTKNGILIVEFANQLREQGMPKYEAILKASESRLRPILMTSLTIALGAMPIAIAFGAASTSRIGMGVVIIGGTMFSLILTLYIIPAIYLMWSRDKKHRPEFDEPQPQERLKMEPQLHE, encoded by the coding sequence ATGAGTTTACCGAAATTAAGTATAAAACGTCCTGTCCTTACTATTGTAATGAATATTGCAATTGTACTCTTTGGAGTGATAGGTTTCACCTATCTGGGCGTTCGGGAATTTCCTTCAATAGACCCGGCCATTATCTCGGTAAGGACAAGTTATACAGGGGCGAATCCGGATATTATAGAATCCCAGATCACAGAACCTCTTGAAAAGGAGATCAACTCCATAGACGGGATAAGGAATATAAGTTCCACTTCCAGCCAGGGCTCCAGTAATATCAACATTGAATTTAATCTTGATAAAGATCTTGAGGCCGCGGCAAACGATGTTAGGGATAAGGTTTCACAGGCTGTAAGGCGACTTCCCCAGGATATTGATGCCCCACCGGTAGTTTCGAAAGCCGATGCCGATTCTCAACCTATCATTGCAATGACGGTTCAAAGCAAGGAGAAGAATGTCCTTGAATTAAGCGATTATGCTGAAAATGTTATTGCCCCACGCCTGCAAACTATCCCCGGGGTAAGTAGTGTTTCTATTTGGGGCCAACGCCGGTATGCCATGCGCCTTTGGATAGATCCTGTAAAACTGGCTTCTTATGGAGCTACCGTGGGTGATGTGAGGGCCGCTCTTGCTGCACAAAACGTTGAACTTCCCACCGGTAAACTATCGGGGTCTCAAACCGAACTCGCCGTTAAAACTCTTGGAAATCTTTCTACTGAAGAAGAATTTAATAATATCATTATAAGATCTGAAGGTGATAACCTTATTCGGTTAAGTGATATAGGTACTGCTGCGCTGGAAGCAGAAAATCTGGAAACAAAATTAAGTGATTCCGGGCAGGAGATGGTATCAATGGTGATCATCCCGCAACCGGGCACCAATTATCTTGACATTGCAGATGCCTTTTATGAGCAATATGAATTATTGCAAAGGGATCTTCCTGCAGATTTTGAACTCAATATTGCGTTTGATAATACTACCTTCGTAAGGAAATCTGTTACCGAGGTGGTAGAAACCCTGGCCATCGCTATTATTCTGGTAATTTTAGTGATCTACCTCTTTTTCAGGAACTGGTCCATAGCGCTGAGACCCCTTATTGATATTCCAGTTTCCCTTATTGCCACCTTCTTTATCATGTGGTTGTTCGGTTTCTCCATAAATGTCTTAACTCTATTAGCCATTGTACTTGCCACAGGTCTTGTTGTAGATGATGGTATAGTTGTGACCGAAAATATTTATAAAAAGGTAGAAGAGGGCATGCACCCAATACAGGCAGCCATAAAAGGTTCTGAAGAAATAATGTACGCGGTAATTTCTATCTCTGTTACCCTTGCTGCGGTATTCCTTCCCGTAATTTTCCTGGAAGGTTTTGTAGGTAGTCTTTTCCGTGAATTTGGAGTTGTACTTGCTGCGGCAGTACTAATTTCAGCATTTGTAGGTCTTACATTAACTCCTATGCTTAACGCATATTTGATGAAACCGGGGAAACAGCATAATTCCAAGTTTTACAACTTTACGGAAAAGTATTTTGTGAAAATGAATAAGGGGTATGCGAGCACCCTAAGAGCTTTTATGGGTAAGAAATGGCTTAGTTTTCCCATTCTTTTACTGTGCCTTATTATAACTGTGGTTTTTTACAGTCTGCTTCAAAAAGAAACTGCTCCTTATGAGGATCGAAGTTTTATAAGTTTGAGTGCCACGGCCCCCGAAGGTGCCTCCTATGATTACATGGATTCTTTCATGAATGAGCTTACAGAACTTATTAATGATTCTATTCCCGAAAAAAATGTAAGTCTTATCATCACCTCGCCGGGGTGGGGTTCAGGCTCGGTAAACAGTGGCTTCGGAAGGATTGCACTTGTGCAGCCGGACGAGAGGGAGCGTTCGCAGGCGGAAATTGCCCAAAAACTTACCCAATGGACGAAACAATATCCGGGTGCAAGGGTAAACGTAAGTGAAAGTCCAACTATTGCGGTAAACCGTCGAGGAGGAATGCCCATACAATATATTATTCAGGCCCAGAATTTTCAGCAACTGGAGGAGAAGATCCCAATGTTTATGGACGAGGTGCAAAGTGATCCTACTTTCGCTAATTCAGATCTAAACCTGAAATTCAATAAACCCGAAATTTATGTTACTATAGACCGGGAAAAAGCCCAGACACTTGGAGTATCTGTCCTGGATGTTGCGCAAACCCTGCAACTAGCTTTAAGCGGGCAACGCTTTGGCTATTTTATGATGAATGGAAGGCAATATCAGGTAATGGGACAATTTGATAAAAAAGATCGCTCAGCTCCTATGGATCTTACCTCCATGTTTGTACGCAACAGGGAAGGAGTTTTAATTCAGCTGGACAATCTTGTTACTACTGAAGAACAAAGCAGCCCTCCGGCCCTTTATCACAATAACCGGTATATGAGTGCCACTGTTTCAGCAAGTCTCGCCCCGGGTCAAAGTATGGGTGATGGTATTGAAGCCATGGAGCGAATTAAAGGAAAGGTCCTGGATGAAACTTTCACTACAGATCTTGGGGGGGAATCCCGGGACTTTGTTGAAAGTAGTTCCAATACCATGTTTGCCTTTTTGCTGGCCTTGTTGCTCATCTTCCTTATTCTGGCAGCCCAATTTGAAAGTTTTGTAGATCCTTTGATAATTATCCTTACAGTACCCATGGCGGTAGCGGGAGCCTTATTCTCTTTATGGCTCTTTGGGCAATCCTGGAATATCTTTAGCCAGATAGGTACAGTAATGCTAATAGGGCTGGTAACCAAAAACGGAATATTGATAGTGGAGTTTGCCAACCAGTTAAGGGAGCAGGGAATGCCCAAATATGAGGCTATTTTAAAAGCTTCTGAATCCAGATTACGACCTATACTTATGACCAGTCTTACCATTGCGCTTGGGGCAATGCCCATTGCTATTGCCTTTGGGGCAGCTTCAACCAGCAGAATTGGGATGGGAGTGGTAATTATTGGTGGTACTATGTTCTCACTTATCCTAACTTTATATATAATTCCTGCTATTTATCTAATGTGGTCCCGGGATAAAAAACACCGGCCAGAGTTTGACGAACCACAACCCCAGGAACGCTTAAAAATGGAACCCCAATTACATGAATAG
- a CDS encoding BLUF domain-containing protein, translating into MRYAICYVSTASYFIEPSEVVEILDHTEVRNNEFGVKGLLVYSDGNFFEVLEGEEQMIRELFETIKNDPIHNNIIPIFEKYVVKELFKDASDENGFISQNTQFQKIRIENFKECIKDLDSGTRNVVNSILAQFGKNSPVGKDESPGTKSEDPGHSFLY; encoded by the coding sequence ATGCGTTATGCCATCTGTTATGTGAGTACTGCCAGTTATTTCATTGAACCTAGCGAAGTAGTCGAAATTCTGGATCATACCGAGGTCCGGAATAATGAATTTGGGGTAAAGGGATTGTTAGTATATTCTGATGGTAATTTTTTCGAGGTCCTGGAGGGGGAAGAGCAAATGATTAGAGAGCTTTTTGAAACAATTAAAAATGATCCTATACATAACAACATTATCCCAATATTTGAGAAATACGTTGTGAAGGAATTATTTAAGGATGCCAGTGATGAAAATGGCTTCATTTCCCAAAATACACAATTCCAAAAAATCAGAATAGAAAATTTTAAGGAATGTATTAAAGATCTGGATTCCGGAACCCGGAATGTGGTAAATTCAATCTTGGCCCAATTTGGAAAAAATTCCCCTGTCGGGAAAGATGAATCTCCCGGGACGAAAAGCGAGGATCCTGGTCATTCATTTCTGTATTAA
- a CDS encoding retropepsin-like aspartic protease, whose product MKNYRTLKLFLWLLLLSAGLLSCKKDRREMASGDLIFTRIDSLIDQKDFFTAREEYRQNRKSLSTFQLLSTGVFLDNAFNRPNISAGKAEKIFRDHRNDLDDTLAMRIKSIALNNYIRLYDYKRAKETTEDLLSNYGKVMTAQKIKDHQNMLIIWKALQDQPKQEVRIPREVNLAIQRDLAGLKTLEIKNGPLGANFVFDTGANFSTITESMASTFGLKILEGTFEVKSITGDKVISRVAVAPELKLGTISIKNAVFLIFPDEALAFPQINYQIFGIIGFPVIEALNEIQITTDDRFIVPKTPSRSIEANLALDFLTPLIYLADQYGKGIYTFDTGADKTMLYSTYFDRFLINDTLSGQEVVHRFGGAGGETLKKGYFTSFSPRVHGHTIKIDSVTVFSEKIDPDNPYLGNIGQDFIAKFSKMTINFDQMFVRFD is encoded by the coding sequence ATGAAAAATTACCGAACTTTAAAATTATTCCTTTGGTTATTGCTTTTAAGCGCCGGCCTTTTATCCTGTAAAAAGGACCGAAGGGAAATGGCTTCCGGTGATCTGATATTTACCAGAATAGATTCTTTAATTGATCAAAAAGATTTTTTTACTGCCCGTGAAGAGTACAGGCAAAACCGCAAAAGTCTTTCTACCTTTCAACTCTTGAGCACGGGCGTCTTTCTGGATAATGCGTTTAACCGGCCCAATATTTCGGCTGGAAAAGCTGAAAAAATATTCCGGGACCATCGCAATGACTTAGACGATACGCTGGCAATGAGAATTAAAAGTATTGCCCTGAATAATTACATAAGGCTTTATGATTATAAGAGAGCCAAAGAAACCACAGAGGATCTTCTCTCAAATTATGGGAAAGTGATGACAGCGCAAAAAATTAAAGATCATCAAAATATGCTGATAATTTGGAAAGCCTTACAGGACCAACCCAAACAGGAGGTGCGTATTCCCCGGGAAGTAAACCTTGCCATACAACGTGATCTTGCCGGCTTAAAAACCCTTGAAATAAAAAATGGGCCCCTTGGGGCAAATTTCGTTTTTGACACTGGGGCTAATTTTTCTACCATAACCGAAAGTATGGCATCAACCTTCGGCCTGAAAATTCTTGAGGGTACATTTGAAGTAAAAAGTATCACAGGCGATAAGGTTATTTCCCGTGTGGCGGTAGCGCCGGAACTTAAGCTGGGGACCATTAGTATTAAAAATGCCGTTTTTTTGATTTTCCCAGATGAGGCCCTTGCCTTTCCTCAAATAAATTATCAAATCTTTGGGATAATAGGTTTTCCTGTGATAGAAGCGCTAAATGAAATTCAAATTACAACAGATGACCGGTTTATAGTTCCAAAAACCCCATCCCGGTCTATAGAAGCAAACCTGGCTTTAGATTTTCTCACTCCCCTCATCTATCTTGCAGATCAATACGGGAAGGGGATCTATACTTTTGATACCGGGGCAGATAAAACAATGCTTTACAGCACATATTTTGACAGATTTTTAATAAACGACACCTTATCCGGACAAGAAGTGGTCCACCGGTTTGGAGGGGCAGGTGGCGAAACTTTAAAAAAAGGATATTTTACCTCTTTCTCTCCCAGGGTTCATGGACATACTATAAAGATAGATTCTGTTACAGTTTTTTCTGAAAAGATAGATCCCGATAACCCATACCTGGGAAACATAGGCCAGGATTTTATTGCCAAATTCAGTAAAATGAC